The following coding sequences are from one bacterium SCSIO 12741 window:
- the pqqA gene encoding pyrroloquinoline quinone precursor peptide PqqA, which yields MPFLMSTNPFTTIRCGMEITLTSK from the coding sequence ATGCCATTCCTTATGTCAACCAATCCATTTACTACTATTCGCTGTGGAATGGAAATTACCCTTACAAGCAAATGA